The following are encoded together in the Robertmurraya sp. FSL R5-0851 genome:
- the cbiE gene encoding precorrin-6y C5,15-methyltransferase (decarboxylating) subunit CbiE: MKMIGIGDNGAEGLLPQYTNWIDECDVLVGGERHLQFFPEFKKEKKVIKGGLSVLTAELQQETRNVVILVSGDPLFYGLGSVLAKKLPLEIYPYTSSVQLAFSKMKESWQDAYIVSLHGRSIKGFAQRIDGRKKIAVLTDEMNSPQAIATYLKRFGMTEYDAFVAENLQGENERCRFFTLDEMEQSSFFPLNVVVLKQRVSVERASIGISDDAFLQRKPDKGLITKKEIRTLCLQELGIKENSIVWDIGTCTGSVAIEASKMAREGAVYAIEKNDGDLKNCLENQLKHRTDFVAVLGKAPDRLDEFPDPHAIFIGGNGGNMEHLLQTCISRLQPNGRLVMNIATIENLAEALQHLKALGCEVTILQVQISKSKPILNLTRFEPLNPIYIVTARKGKES; the protein is encoded by the coding sequence ATGAAGATGATTGGTATAGGGGATAATGGCGCGGAAGGATTGCTCCCCCAATATACAAATTGGATCGATGAATGTGATGTACTTGTAGGCGGGGAGCGTCATTTGCAATTTTTTCCGGAATTCAAAAAAGAAAAAAAAGTAATAAAAGGCGGTTTGTCAGTGTTAACAGCTGAATTACAGCAAGAAACACGAAATGTCGTTATATTAGTATCCGGTGATCCACTGTTTTATGGACTTGGCAGTGTTCTTGCGAAGAAGCTTCCATTAGAGATTTATCCTTATACCAGCTCGGTACAGCTCGCTTTTTCTAAAATGAAGGAAAGTTGGCAGGATGCGTATATTGTCAGCTTGCACGGCCGATCCATAAAAGGGTTTGCACAAAGAATTGATGGGCGTAAAAAAATTGCTGTTTTAACAGATGAAATGAATTCTCCGCAGGCAATTGCAACGTATTTAAAGCGATTTGGAATGACAGAATATGATGCCTTCGTTGCTGAAAATCTACAAGGTGAAAACGAACGTTGCCGCTTTTTTACCTTAGACGAGATGGAGCAAAGCTCCTTTTTTCCATTGAATGTTGTGGTTTTAAAACAACGAGTGTCGGTCGAACGCGCCTCTATTGGAATTTCGGATGATGCTTTTCTTCAAAGAAAGCCAGATAAAGGATTAATTACGAAAAAAGAAATTAGGACTCTTTGTCTCCAGGAGTTAGGAATTAAGGAAAATAGCATTGTTTGGGATATTGGAACCTGCACAGGTTCAGTTGCAATAGAGGCATCGAAAATGGCTAGGGAAGGTGCCGTTTATGCCATTGAAAAAAATGATGGTGATCTTAAAAACTGCTTGGAAAATCAATTAAAACATCGTACAGATTTTGTTGCAGTGCTGGGGAAGGCACCTGACCGTCTGGATGAATTTCCAGATCCGCATGCGATTTTTATTGGCGGAAACGGTGGAAATATGGAGCATTTATTGCAAACATGTATTTCACGCTTACAGCCAAATGGACGACTTGTTATGAATATTGCCACGATTGAAAATCTGGCAGAAGCGCTGCAGCATCTAAAAGCATTAGGCTGTGAAGTAACGATATTACAGGTACAAATTTCAAAAAGTAAGCCAATCTTAAATTTAACACGTTTTGAACCGTTAAATCCAATCTATATTGTGACGGCAAGGAAAGGAAAAGAATCATGA
- a CDS encoding cobalt-precorrin-5B (C(1))-methyltransferase: MNEQKKRNKKDPSQMRHGYTTGACATAMTKAALHALVVGKVPDEVTIYLPAGQYATFKVSAFQVSEDRVMCETIKDAGDDPDATHQARIQSTVCYSKEKGIHLDGGVGVGRVTKAGLPVPVGQAAINPVPRKMIYGVVQEAIEKFKLDCGIEVIISVPDGEEIAEKTLNGRLGIIGGISILGTRGTVVPFSSSAYMASIVQAINVAKESGCEHLVITTGGRSEKYAMQQYPHLPEEAFIEMGDFVGFTLKNIARKKISSVSLVGMMGKFSKVAQGVMMVHSKSAPISFEFLAGIANKVGVDEETQQEILQANTASQVGEMLQGNEAFFAALCKNCCYYALNHMNTEMKVSTTLYSMNGDCLGKAENIDKLDEDDWYRG, encoded by the coding sequence ATGAACGAGCAAAAGAAACGAAATAAAAAAGACCCTTCACAAATGCGCCATGGCTACACGACAGGAGCCTGTGCAACAGCCATGACAAAGGCAGCATTGCACGCTCTTGTCGTAGGAAAGGTACCAGATGAAGTCACGATTTATTTACCGGCTGGTCAGTATGCAACATTTAAAGTATCCGCATTTCAAGTGTCAGAAGACAGGGTAATGTGCGAAACGATCAAAGATGCCGGGGACGATCCTGATGCTACCCATCAAGCACGAATTCAGAGTACCGTTTGTTATTCAAAAGAAAAAGGCATTCATTTAGATGGCGGGGTTGGTGTTGGGCGAGTGACAAAAGCGGGACTACCTGTGCCAGTTGGTCAAGCAGCGATAAACCCCGTGCCACGTAAAATGATTTATGGGGTTGTACAAGAAGCAATTGAAAAATTCAAATTGGATTGTGGAATTGAAGTAATCATTTCTGTACCAGATGGTGAAGAAATTGCAGAAAAAACATTGAATGGGCGGTTAGGCATTATCGGCGGAATTTCGATATTAGGTACACGGGGAACAGTGGTTCCGTTTTCCAGTTCTGCTTATATGGCAAGTATTGTACAAGCCATCAATGTAGCAAAAGAATCAGGATGTGAGCACTTAGTCATTACAACGGGTGGACGCAGTGAAAAATATGCTATGCAGCAGTATCCTCATTTACCAGAAGAAGCATTTATCGAAATGGGCGATTTTGTTGGTTTTACGTTAAAAAATATTGCACGGAAGAAGATTTCGAGTGTCTCGTTAGTAGGGATGATGGGGAAGTTCTCAAAAGTTGCCCAAGGCGTGATGATGGTTCATTCAAAAAGTGCACCGATTAGTTTTGAATTTTTAGCAGGTATAGCCAATAAAGTGGGTGTTGATGAAGAGACACAGCAAGAAATTTTACAGGCGAATACAGCTTCACAAGTTGGTGAAATGCTTCAGGGAAACGAGGCATTCTTTGCAGCACTTTGCAAAAACTGCTGCTACTATGCACTTAATCATATGAACACTGAAATGAAAGTGTCGACAACCTTGTATTCCATGAATGGAGATTGTTTAGGAAAGGCTGAGAATATTGACAAATTGGATGAAGATGATTGGTATAGGGGATAA
- a CDS encoding precorrin-8X methylmutase has protein sequence MNFNTKFIPITVDPDKIYDHSFAIIKEEMGEHSFTEEQWLVVRRVIHASADFELGRSMIFTPDAIEAGIQSILAGRHVVADVQMIESGSGRKRFQKHGGDLHCYIADEDVSKEAKAQGTTRAIISMQKATRLHEGGIYAIGNAPTALLELIRLIKEGEAKPDLIIGMPVGFVSAAESKAELAVLEGIPFITNVGRKGGSTVTVAALNAISIMADERAKETK, from the coding sequence ATGAACTTTAATACAAAATTTATTCCTATAACGGTAGATCCAGACAAGATTTATGATCACAGTTTCGCCATTATTAAAGAAGAAATGGGTGAACATTCATTTACAGAAGAGCAATGGCTAGTTGTTCGGAGGGTGATTCACGCTTCAGCAGATTTTGAGTTAGGCCGTAGCATGATTTTTACACCTGATGCCATTGAGGCAGGGATTCAATCGATTTTAGCAGGCCGTCATGTAGTGGCGGATGTACAAATGATTGAAAGCGGTTCTGGCCGCAAACGATTCCAAAAACATGGCGGGGACTTGCATTGTTATATTGCGGATGAAGATGTCTCAAAGGAAGCAAAGGCTCAAGGAACAACACGGGCTATTATTTCCATGCAAAAAGCAACGCGTTTACATGAAGGAGGGATTTATGCCATTGGTAATGCGCCAACCGCGCTGTTGGAGTTAATTCGTTTAATTAAAGAAGGTGAGGCAAAACCGGATTTAATTATTGGAATGCCAGTTGGCTTTGTTTCAGCGGCAGAGTCGAAAGCCGAGTTAGCAGTGCTGGAAGGAATTCCATTTATTACGAACGTAGGGAGAAAGGGTGGCAGTACAGTGACAGTCGCTGCACTTAATGCCATTTCGATTATGGCGGATGAACGAGCAAAAGAAACGAAATAA
- the cobK gene encoding precorrin-6A reductase has protein sequence MILFLAGTSDARALAIQLQNQGYPLLATVVTESAAESLNAHHIPYQVGRLSVDDMMALIQKRKMTCVIDASHPYAEEASKTAMAAAKACDIPYIRYERPEEQFISPLITQVDSYEEAAKLAQSHKGTIMLTTGSKTLEIFAKYLIRDEIRLICRMLPNIGNMEKCHSLGIKQKDIIAIQGPFSQSLNKALCEQFNVTLMITKESGKVGSVDEKMTAALQLGIPVILIKRPVISYENFCTSFEEVTQLLGGFILGKHEL, from the coding sequence ATGATTTTATTTTTAGCAGGCACAAGTGATGCGAGAGCATTAGCCATTCAATTGCAAAACCAAGGCTATCCTTTATTAGCAACAGTTGTCACAGAATCTGCAGCCGAAAGTTTAAATGCCCATCATATTCCATATCAGGTAGGGCGGTTATCAGTTGATGACATGATGGCGCTAATTCAGAAGCGAAAGATGACCTGTGTCATTGATGCCAGCCATCCATATGCGGAAGAAGCGTCGAAAACCGCAATGGCAGCAGCAAAAGCATGTGATATTCCCTATATTCGTTATGAAAGGCCAGAAGAACAGTTTATATCTCCACTAATTACACAAGTTGATAGTTATGAAGAAGCAGCTAAATTAGCTCAATCTCATAAAGGAACGATTATGCTGACAACAGGTAGTAAAACGTTAGAGATATTCGCCAAGTATTTAATACGTGATGAAATCCGGCTTATTTGCAGAATGCTTCCGAATATAGGAAATATGGAAAAGTGCCATAGTTTAGGTATTAAACAAAAGGACATTATTGCGATCCAAGGCCCATTTTCGCAATCATTAAATAAAGCGCTATGTGAGCAATTCAATGTGACTCTAATGATTACAAAAGAAAGCGGCAAAGTGGGATCTGTAGATGAAAAAATGACAGCTGCTCTGCAATTAGGGATTCCTGTTATTTTAATAAAAAGGCCAGTGATTTCATATGAAAATTTTTGTACTTCTTTTGAAGAAGTAACTCAACTATTGGGAGGTTTTATTCTTGGCAAACATGAACTTTAA
- the cobJ gene encoding precorrin-3B C(17)-methyltransferase translates to MKKGKIFVVGFGPGDREHITNRAVVALQQSDCIIGYKTYVELIEHLVTAKSIVSTGMTEEVSRAQDAVKKAEAGHIVSVISSGDSGVYGMAGLVYEVLIEKGWTEKDGIAVEIVPGISAINSCASLLGAPVMHDSCTISLSDHLTPWTVIEKRIEAAAMADFVIALYNPKSGRRTRQIVEAQNILLKYRSPETPVGLVKSAYRENQNVVLTTLAEMLEHDIGMLTTVIIGNSSTFFYDNKIITPRGYQRKYTLGEEKQSLKPHQRLKKEAEPWALNQETGEAQAGYEQIERKKQEVTSLDLALKALSMVTKSKIEHLHVVQQPIEDIFEFAVSPGVANKFITPDQMRVLAETIGDTGTMEYTPDHRFLVKIPTTQPESIVEKLEQNHLTVMPVGDVLNVKACDFCYGEKAESIPYAEEIAAKLGGLKLPKELHIGFNGCGMACYRAVFDDIGIVYRKKKFDLFIGAKPVGRTAHAAQPVAEGIETDQLLPLLTKIIEEYKQNAHPNERLFKYFKRVKSIQYFNYQDMSSKIEVEPAPCGD, encoded by the coding sequence ATGAAAAAGGGGAAAATTTTTGTTGTTGGCTTCGGTCCCGGTGATCGGGAGCATATTACTAATCGAGCTGTAGTTGCCTTGCAGCAAAGTGATTGTATTATTGGCTATAAAACATACGTGGAGCTAATTGAACATTTGGTAACAGCAAAATCCATTGTCAGTACGGGTATGACTGAAGAAGTGTCACGTGCACAGGATGCAGTAAAGAAAGCGGAAGCAGGTCATATTGTCTCAGTAATTTCCAGCGGAGATTCAGGGGTATATGGCATGGCTGGATTAGTGTATGAAGTGCTGATTGAGAAGGGTTGGACTGAGAAAGATGGAATTGCGGTTGAAATTGTTCCAGGTATATCAGCCATTAATTCTTGTGCGAGTTTATTGGGGGCGCCAGTCATGCATGATTCCTGCACGATCAGCCTAAGTGATCATTTGACGCCTTGGACTGTAATAGAAAAGCGTATTGAAGCAGCTGCGATGGCGGATTTTGTAATAGCTTTATATAATCCGAAAAGCGGTCGGCGAACACGACAAATTGTAGAGGCACAAAATATTCTATTAAAATATCGTTCTCCTGAAACACCGGTGGGACTTGTGAAAAGTGCTTATCGTGAAAATCAAAATGTTGTGCTCACAACACTGGCTGAAATGCTTGAACATGATATTGGAATGCTAACAACGGTTATTATTGGGAACTCTTCTACGTTCTTTTATGACAATAAAATCATTACCCCTCGAGGTTATCAGCGAAAATATACTTTAGGTGAAGAGAAGCAAAGCTTAAAACCGCATCAGCGTTTGAAAAAGGAAGCCGAGCCATGGGCGTTGAATCAAGAAACCGGGGAAGCGCAAGCTGGGTATGAGCAAATTGAAAGAAAAAAACAAGAAGTTACCTCATTAGATTTGGCCTTAAAGGCTTTATCCATGGTGACTAAATCAAAAATAGAACATCTGCATGTAGTTCAGCAGCCAATCGAAGATATATTTGAATTTGCTGTTTCACCTGGTGTTGCCAATAAATTTATTACGCCTGATCAAATGCGCGTATTGGCAGAAACCATTGGCGACACAGGCACCATGGAATATACACCGGATCATCGTTTTTTAGTAAAGATTCCAACAACACAGCCTGAATCGATAGTTGAAAAACTAGAACAGAATCATTTAACTGTCATGCCTGTGGGCGATGTTTTAAATGTAAAAGCTTGTGATTTTTGTTACGGGGAAAAAGCAGAATCGATTCCATACGCAGAAGAAATAGCAGCAAAATTAGGGGGCTTAAAGCTTCCAAAAGAATTACATATTGGTTTCAACGGCTGCGGTATGGCATGTTATCGGGCAGTATTCGATGATATCGGGATCGTTTACCGCAAGAAAAAATTTGATTTATTTATTGGCGCAAAGCCGGTTGGCCGTACGGCCCATGCTGCACAGCCTGTAGCAGAGGGAATTGAAACCGATCAACTGCTGCCGTTACTTACGAAAATTATTGAAGAGTACAAACAAAATGCCCATCCCAATGAACGCCTTTTTAAATATTTTAAACGCGTGAAAAGTATTCAGTATTTTAACTACCAGGATATGAGCTCCAAAATTGAAGTCGAGCCGGCACCATGTGGAGATTAG
- a CDS encoding EAL domain-containing protein: MADVSVKRYDYINVAVNLSIRQFYQPNFVSMVANIIRNKRIKPERLHFEITESMTADVQLTTAILKDLKSLGVSISIDDFGTGYSSLSYFRSFPINTLKIDRSFIKDISQNKEDQVFMAHKLGLKVIGEGVETSEQAKFLTENGCDMLQGYYFSHPLSEDELLCYLLKKPILNN; encoded by the coding sequence ATTGCAGATGTTAGCGTCAAACGATATGACTACATCAACGTAGCCGTGAATCTTTCCATCCGTCAGTTTTACCAACCCAATTTTGTGTCAATGGTGGCGAACATCATTAGAAACAAGCGGATAAAGCCTGAAAGATTACATTTCGAAATCACAGAGAGTATGACAGCAGACGTTCAACTTACAACTGCGATACTCAAGGATTTAAAGTCTCTCGGTGTCTCTATATCCATTGATGACTTTGGAACAGGTTACAGTTCCCTCAGTTATTTTAGGTCTTTTCCTATTAATACTTTAAAAATCGACCGTTCTTTCATTAAGGATATTTCACAAAATAAAGAGGACCAGGTTTTTATGGCACATAAATTAGGGTTAAAGGTCATTGGAGAAGGTGTAGAAACATCTGAACAAGCAAAATTCCTAACTGAAAACGGATGTGACATGCTTCAAGGTTACTATTTTAGCCATCCTCTTAGCGAGGACGAGCTTCTCTGTTATTTACTTAAAAAACCGATTTTAAATAACTAG
- a CDS encoding DUF3231 family protein, giving the protein MLNIIETIMDAMKSQSDQDKDQPLHVGEVMACWIYLSGLELAKVSVQAGINTTSDEELKAILEEDMKLGNSQRQRLHDFLIKEGVPLPTAPEDMPKSDSNDIPLGVKLTDDVLANELSLKIVSLIMQAAGAASESIRTDVGLMFIQFQAEKFAFATRLKHLMRKRGWIRVPPFYHPPGTQI; this is encoded by the coding sequence ATGTTAAATATTATAGAAACTATTATGGATGCAATGAAATCACAATCTGACCAAGACAAAGACCAACCTCTTCATGTGGGAGAAGTGATGGCGTGCTGGATATATTTATCAGGCCTTGAATTAGCCAAAGTATCTGTTCAAGCGGGGATCAATACGACTTCTGATGAGGAACTTAAAGCGATTCTTGAAGAAGATATGAAATTAGGGAACAGTCAAAGACAAAGACTCCATGATTTCTTGATTAAGGAAGGGGTTCCGTTACCTACTGCCCCTGAAGATATGCCAAAATCAGATTCTAATGATATTCCTCTTGGTGTTAAATTAACGGATGATGTACTTGCAAATGAGTTATCCTTAAAGATTGTTAGTTTAATTATGCAAGCTGCTGGTGCTGCATCCGAATCCATTCGTACAGATGTGGGTTTAATGTTTATTCAATTTCAAGCTGAAAAATTTGCATTTGCTACTAGATTAAAACATTTGATGCGTAAGCGCGGTTGGATTAGAGTACCACCTTTTTACCATCCGCCTGGAACCCAGATTTAG
- a CDS encoding DUF421 domain-containing protein, whose amino-acid sequence MEEVNIGLLTIKVIVGFATLFFIIIITGRTSIYQLTPFHLVFVLVLGDFLGNNIYEDKVGIFHFLYAIGLWTFLMLGIEFMTLKNKSTRSLLLGNPNIIIRDGVMDRKLLTKNKLDVNQVLSILRQNNVFSVREVKYGILEANGQISLLLKSKYQKPDKQDLNLPESPVDLPTSLIIDGEILWDNLHKLGFDQQWLDNQLTTNGYDNVKRILYADWRESEGIHVSPK is encoded by the coding sequence TTGGAAGAAGTTAATATTGGTTTACTGACGATCAAAGTCATCGTTGGTTTTGCAACTTTATTTTTTATCATTATCATAACAGGCAGAACATCCATCTATCAGTTAACCCCGTTTCACTTAGTTTTTGTGTTAGTACTTGGAGATTTTTTAGGAAATAACATTTATGAAGATAAGGTAGGGATTTTTCATTTTTTATATGCCATCGGATTGTGGACGTTTCTTATGTTGGGAATAGAGTTTATGACTCTAAAAAATAAATCGACACGCTCTCTCTTATTAGGCAATCCTAACATCATCATTCGAGATGGTGTTATGGACAGAAAGTTACTTACAAAGAACAAATTGGATGTAAATCAAGTATTGAGTATACTCCGTCAAAATAATGTCTTTTCAGTTCGCGAAGTCAAATACGGTATATTGGAAGCTAATGGGCAAATAAGTTTATTATTAAAATCCAAGTATCAAAAACCAGACAAGCAAGATCTCAATCTTCCAGAAAGTCCAGTAGACCTCCCAACATCGTTAATTATAGATGGGGAAATTTTATGGGATAATTTACATAAACTCGGATTTGATCAACAGTGGTTAGATAACCAATTAACTACCAATGGATATGATAATGTAAAGCGTATACTTTACGCAGATTGGCGAGAGAGTGAAGGCATACATGTAAGTCCTAAATAA
- a CDS encoding phospholipase D-like domain-containing protein has product MEWIFYLYLLNTFFILFIAIWEVRRPAKALNWIIIVLFLPVIGFWLYLSISNPKFIHRKRLTCSKNESNKLPETFGASASVIANALRHFTVNGLRMGQVQVFNNGIAKYDQLLVSLQKAQETIDLEYFIYRNDQIGNRITELLIEKALNGVQVRFMRDSLGSYKFPREKIRQMVEAGIECRTIFPLRFPWILSNWNYRDHCKIVTIDRKESFTGGMNVGYEYTGLKPDVGFWRDTHLQIIGEATGDLQTVFDVHWEIAVPERIKSKTNLKTKSEVTKINSIGRADHSKWSAELGSELSTLDDKEMDISGKTRTLHKAYIHTLEGNPGIPTPVIRQAYFICITQATKTIDLTTPYFVPETDIIMALKTAVTRGVRVRLLVPRHNNQKIVGLASRTYYGELIEAGVQIYQYDKGMIHAKVLTIDEEIAAVGSANYDMRSFRLNYEVCQVVYSADVARELTEQFERDLTDSVPLRIEDLLQRSLTERIVEQGARVLSPLL; this is encoded by the coding sequence TTGGAGTGGATTTTTTATCTATACCTGTTAAATACGTTCTTTATCTTATTCATAGCAATTTGGGAAGTTCGTCGGCCTGCCAAGGCTTTGAATTGGATAATAATCGTCCTTTTTTTACCTGTCATTGGTTTCTGGCTATATCTTAGCATATCAAACCCTAAGTTTATTCATCGAAAAAGATTGACCTGTTCTAAAAATGAATCTAACAAATTACCTGAGACATTCGGTGCTTCAGCATCGGTAATTGCCAATGCTTTACGGCATTTCACTGTGAATGGGCTTCGAATGGGCCAAGTCCAAGTGTTTAACAATGGGATAGCAAAATATGATCAACTCCTTGTATCCCTGCAAAAAGCCCAAGAAACCATTGATCTGGAATATTTCATCTATCGGAACGACCAAATTGGTAATCGAATCACAGAACTGCTAATCGAAAAAGCATTAAATGGAGTGCAGGTTCGTTTTATGAGAGATAGCTTGGGGAGTTATAAATTCCCGCGTGAAAAAATCCGGCAGATGGTTGAAGCAGGGATAGAATGCAGGACAATATTTCCTCTGCGATTTCCCTGGATTTTGTCCAATTGGAATTATCGGGATCATTGTAAGATTGTGACGATTGACAGAAAGGAATCCTTTACTGGCGGTATGAACGTTGGGTATGAATATACAGGATTAAAGCCAGACGTAGGATTTTGGAGGGACACTCATTTGCAAATTATAGGGGAAGCAACAGGCGACTTGCAGACTGTTTTTGATGTTCATTGGGAAATCGCTGTGCCGGAAAGGATAAAATCAAAAACAAATTTGAAAACAAAATCAGAGGTAACGAAAATCAATTCAATCGGCAGAGCAGATCATTCCAAATGGTCAGCCGAATTGGGATCAGAGTTGAGCACCCTTGATGATAAAGAAATGGACATATCCGGAAAAACTAGGACATTGCATAAAGCGTATATCCATACGTTGGAAGGAAACCCTGGAATTCCTACCCCAGTCATTCGGCAAGCTTACTTTATATGTATAACACAGGCGACCAAGACTATTGATTTAACAACACCCTATTTTGTACCAGAAACGGATATTATCATGGCATTAAAGACAGCAGTAACTCGTGGTGTCCGTGTAAGATTGCTGGTTCCTCGCCACAATAATCAAAAAATCGTGGGTCTTGCAAGCCGTACTTATTACGGAGAACTTATAGAAGCTGGAGTTCAAATCTACCAGTACGACAAAGGAATGATACATGCGAAGGTGTTGACCATCGATGAGGAGATTGCTGCCGTAGGCTCAGCAAACTATGATATGAGAAGTTTTCGCCTGAATTATGAGGTGTGTCAAGTCGTGTACAGTGCTGATGTGGCAAGGGAACTCACAGAGCAGTTCGAGAGGGATCTTACTGATTCTGTACCATTAAGAATTGAAGACTTGTTGCAACGATCCCTGACCGAGCGCATTGTTGAACAGGGTGCTCGCGTGCTTTCTCCATTATTATAA